One window of the Phycisphaerae bacterium genome contains the following:
- a CDS encoding HyaD/HybD family hydrogenase maturation endopeptidase, whose translation MSNPEKRAPILVLGIGNILLRDEGVGVRLIEAMRGMALPPGVELVDGGTAGADLLDIISNRRKVFVIDAVDAGLEPGAILRLHVEDLASAGRPLVSLHEIALTEALAAAQIIGSMPDEVIIWGVQPKSVSPDDTLSEEVASAMPQLIERIIAELAR comes from the coding sequence ATGAGCAATCCCGAGAAGCGAGCCCCTATCCTGGTCCTGGGCATCGGCAACATCCTTCTGCGCGACGAGGGGGTTGGCGTGCGACTGATCGAGGCCATGCGGGGGATGGCCTTGCCGCCAGGGGTCGAACTGGTTGATGGCGGCACGGCCGGGGCGGATCTGCTGGACATCATCAGCAACCGGCGCAAAGTCTTCGTCATCGACGCAGTGGATGCGGGCCTGGAGCCGGGAGCAATTCTCCGCCTGCACGTTGAAGATCTTGCCAGTGCGGGGCGCCCGCTCGTCTCCCTTCATGAAATCGCTTTGACCGAAGCGCTCGCTGCGGCACAGATCATTGGTTCAATGCCTGATGAAGTGATAATCTGGGGCGTTCAACCCAAGAGTGTCAGCCCGGATGATACATTGAGCGAGGAAGTCGCCTCCGCCATGCCTCAGCTCATCGAAAGGATCATCGCCGAACTGGCCAGGTAG